One Psilocybe cubensis strain MGC-MH-2018 chromosome 9, whole genome shotgun sequence genomic window, AAGTAGTTCGCCACCAGAGGACAAATAACGAAGGTATGAACGTACACGCTAGTATATTAATTAGCGACGCCTTGTGCCTTGGATTGCTGTCATTAAATGGTATCAGGGTCTATTTGCCTGGAGAATCAGGTCTTGGTATCCGTATCCTGGCGATGAGTGCCTCATCGCGTCCCTCGTTCATTGCCCTGACCTCTTGCAATAATCGTGTCAACTCCATCGTGCGCCCGTTTCCTTCTGGAAGGGGTGGAACATTATACACcgcatcatcttcctcctcttcttcctctgatTCAGACCCCCACCCATCGCTGTCcccatcctcttcatcgcttTCTTCCTGCTCGTCCTGCGGCAGCGTACCAAGCGTCTGCCCTGTACAATCTTCCAACCTAATCCCATTCCCCACACATGCGTTCCACCACTTATTCCACCGCTCATACCCACCATTCTCCATGGACGGGCCGTCCGAATGGTTCAAATCATTGAGCATCGTCCGGCTAAGCGCCCTTACCCTCGTCAACTTGGGGAAATTGCGTCTAGTGAGCGCCGCGACATTCCGGTCATTCGATCTCTGCGTGACCCGCGTCATGATCGGGTCGGCGGAGGGTGCGGCTGTATAGCCCACCCCGAACGCAGAGCAGAGGCCGTGGAGCCCTATTGTCGTGATATTGGAATGGGGGTGCTTCACGAGGTCCGTCGCCGTGTTAGTGTGCGGTGGCGCCGGCCAGTCGGCgttgaatgtgaatgttGTGAGGTTGGGGCACAGGTCCAGGACGGCTGGCACGTCAACGGGGCTACAGTTGAGGTCGAGGAGGGCCAAAGACAGACCGTGCGCTTTGACAAACTCGAGAACGTCCGGTACGTCGTGCACGCTCTTGCCTGAGTCGACAGAGAATACGCGCAACGAGGGCAGCTCCCACCCTGCCGCGTGTTCGATGAGTTCCTCAACGTAGCCGCGCAGCGAGAGCTGCTGCAAGAAGGGCAGCTTTAGCGGCAGATTAGATGCCGCACCGAGGTTCGCGCATTCCTGCCCAACGGGTACTGCACTGTCTACATCGATATGGGTCGCGATGACGTTAGGGAGGGCCGCCAGTGCCCAGATCACCTTCGCGATCGACTCCCCTGGAACATTCCACTGGACAGTATGCAATTTCTTGGAAGAGTACATCGCCAATGCGTCGGCTACTGGACCAAATGCAGCTCCCATCGGCCTTTCGACGACGAAAATCTCGAGGTTGGGGCAGTGGCGTATGATGGATACAAGGGTATCCTCAAGGTCCTGAAGAGTGAGTCCTTTGGTGGGATGAAACTGTGAGACATGGATCCGCCGCGTCCACCATCCAATGGAAGAAGTCACAGTTGTGGTCGTGGATGCCGATTTGTCGAGGATGGCACATAGCGGAACCAACTTTGATGGATCGCTGAAGTAGAGACAACGGAAAAGAAATTCAGATCCCACTGCCCGCCACTGACGACAGGTAGATATAATAGCCTAACATAAATTCCGGATTCAGTTCTATCAGAGGTTTTCGCTGCAAAGCAGATCTCGAATTTACCATCTTTGTAGCATAGCTCCTGCTTTGTAGTAGATTCATGGCTTGTTGCGGTGATCGCAACCTCCAACTTGCAGATTCCAAGGACCACCTGCGACTAATTGGAAGTGTATCAAATTCACCTCCAACTTTGTCCTGGTACCAAGCAGATTCCGCCATAACCGTTGGGAACCCTTGTTGGAAAAGTATGTCTTCATCAGCGGCGAGGTCGAATATTTGGGACCATATTTCGTCAGGAAGCGTTGAGATCATGATGGTAGGAAGTAAGTCTGAGGTTTTGGATCATGGAAAAGGCAGAGTGTGCCCCACCGAAGGTTGGAATCGAACAAGAACAGAAACATGCAACCCGTCAGGAGGTTCGAATATTTCGCGCGATTTGATACTGTCACGTGGGGCTACCCGACGCGACGCGAACTTCACGCGCCTCATGGCATACCCTAAATCAAATCCAATTTGATTATACAGTTGAACCCCTCTTAACCCATACCTCTCGGTGGACGGCTCAGGGTATGGGTTATCAGGGGTTATGGGTTTCAGGAGGTATGCTAAAAACAGGCCTGAAAATTCGCGAAAAAATCGTtaaaaatacacaaaaaatTCCTCGATGATAAGACGGATACCAATTAGATACATTTAAGGTACTACTAGCTATGATCTAAAATAATCAGTTACTACAGTATCTTTCATTGTTCTGGCTCTTCAAGGTGCAGTTTTCTATTTAATGAGTCCAAAAGTGTTTCAATTGTACGGACAGTACGATTGTCCATGTCGCTGATGTATTTGGTAAGAACAGAGCGGGGTTGAAAAATTCTTTGCCGAATGATTGCCGAATTTTCCAAGCCAGTGTGTTGAGCCTCCGGcaaatttttttcattttttgtagcTACGAGGAGGTTTCAGTGGTACATTACCCAAATAAGCCACCGGCGTACTAAATTTTGACACAAAAGTAAAGGTCCCAGCCTATATATGGTAGGTAAAACCTATGGGTTTTGAGAGCGAAGGGTTATGGGTTATGGGTTATTGCGGACTTATGGGTTATGGTGTGCAATTCcctgcgaaccaagttggtGGACAGCTGATGCTATGGGTTACCAGGGGTTATGGGTTTTGAGAGGTATGGGTTAAGAGGGGTTCAACTGTACTTATCAAAGCGAACTTTGTGAAAAATTGAGAGGAGAAAAAGGACACTGGCAAGAGCCATTCTTCATGCCTCGTGTATCATCTACAACCACTGTGAAGGTTCTTCTTAACTCCGCGGCCTGCTCATCCTTACTGGCGAAGTTGGCGCGAGGttcaaaaatcaaacttCATTTAAGCACGAAGATCGCTCGAGAATCAATTTACAATCACATATTAAATGAGGAGATCAGAAATCCTACAAGGCGAGACGTAATATCCCAGACGGGTATACAAATTacaagagaaaaaaagctcaaggcaaaaaaaagaaaagaaaaggtttGTAAGCTCAGCCTTGCTTGTGGCAGGTGTTCTCCTCGAGCTCGATCTCGCGGGACTCTTGCGTGAGCTCACAAGGTGTGCAGCAGAAGGCAGAGCAGCAGTCGCCCACTCCACCGCCACCGATGTTGTATCGTCCTCTGATGCTGCTTCGGTTCATCATCTGTCAAGTATGCTTTTAGAACGAAGCAAATTGAGGACATAGACTATCACAATATTTACCTGCATGATccatccaaatccaaacatAGAGATGCAGCCGTGAATCATACAGTCCGATGTGCAGAAACCGCCGCGTTCGGGGTCAGGGTAGCCCTTAGTGTGGAGATGCTCATAACGGCGCTTTACTTGGCCGTAGGTGATACAAGGACAGCAGCATGCAACGATGCCTGAAGACAACAAAGAAAGTAAGTCAGTTAGTTAGCTTTCCGTGCATCAGTTCCACGACAAGAAAGAGAGACGTACATGTTCCGGCGTCGCCGCAACAATCAAAAAGGCCGTGACTCCAATCGCGGGTGCCGTCGCTGCTGACTGGGACATTATTGGCATTCCTGTTACCACCATGAACTTGCATGCCAGGGTTGGCCATGGGCTGCTGTGTGTATGCCATTTTGACGACCTCGGTG contains:
- a CDS encoding Cell number regulator 7; this translates as MAYTQQPMANPGMQVHGGNRNANNVPVSSDGTRDWSHGLFDCCGDAGTCIVACCCPCITYGQVKRRYEHLHTKGYPDPERGGFCTSDCMIHGCISMFGFGWIMQMMNRSSIRGRYNIGGGGVGDCCSAFCCTPCELTQESREIELEENTCHKQG